A region from the Coffea eugenioides isolate CCC68of chromosome 9, Ceug_1.0, whole genome shotgun sequence genome encodes:
- the LOC113783469 gene encoding uncharacterized protein LOC113783469 — protein sequence MNKKEVFKLAKGFRGRAKNCIRIARERVEKALQYSYRDRRNKKRDMRSLWIERINAGTRQHGVNYGNFMHGLMKENIQLNRKVLSELSMHEPHSFKALVDISRTAFPGNKKPVLAPKKEGLAVVL from the exons ATGAACAAGAAAGAGGTCTTCAAATTAGCAAAGGGTTTCAGAGGAAGAGCAAAAAACTGCATCAGAATTGCCAGAGAAAGGGTGGAGAAAGCCCTTCAATACTCCTACAGAGACCGCCGCAATAAGAAGCGAGATATGCGGTCCCTTTGGATTGAACGTATCAACGCCGGCACTCGCCAACACGGG GTTAACTACGGTAACTTTATGCATGGTCTGATGAAGGAGAACATCCAACTGAACAGGAAAGTCCTGTCAGAACTTTCTATGCATGAACCACACAGTTTCAAGGCTTTGGTTGACATCTCACGCACTGCATTCCCCGGGAATAAGAAGCCTGTGCTTGCTCCCAAAAAGGAAGGACTTGCAGTTGTCCTGTAA